A part of Leptospira neocaledonica genomic DNA contains:
- a CDS encoding PQQ-dependent sugar dehydrogenase: MKLFSYRSFLILTISLIFCSISCDDIRRLLVANVDDMAKYKAEGKESGLAAVFNQNDEKRKKIKISLTTIGKGFEQPVDLLMIPGPDIFLVAEKTGALKWLDPKDGSSGILLKLDGISTDSEQGLLGVVLHPEFPEKPLLYLNYVAKKNGETSRVSEWAIDLPKDPKKAKLSKERILMEVKQPYGNHNAGQLAFGKDGKLYIAWGDGGWMGDPKGNGQNPSTFLGSVLRIDVNSKDPGKEYSVPKDNPFLKDPSFKPETFAYGFRNPWRYSFDPSGRLIIADVGQDLFEEVDIVEAGKNYGWNKMEATHCFEPKADCDKKGLTDPVYEYGREDGSSITGGYVVTNDRISDLQGKYVFGDFVSGRIWAIDLPKDGSSVKEAYSLGKWPVLISSFGKDARGSVYIADFGAGQILRIDPGK, from the coding sequence ATGAAACTCTTCTCCTATAGATCCTTTCTAATTCTAACAATTTCCCTAATATTCTGTTCTATCTCCTGCGACGATATACGACGTCTGTTGGTGGCTAATGTGGATGATATGGCAAAATATAAAGCGGAAGGAAAAGAATCAGGCTTGGCCGCAGTCTTCAATCAAAACGACGAAAAAAGAAAGAAGATCAAGATCAGTCTTACCACGATCGGAAAAGGTTTTGAACAGCCTGTGGACTTACTTATGATCCCAGGCCCCGATATCTTCTTGGTGGCAGAAAAAACCGGAGCCTTAAAATGGCTGGATCCGAAAGACGGAAGTTCAGGTATATTATTAAAACTTGATGGAATTTCCACAGATTCAGAACAAGGACTCCTGGGCGTGGTGCTCCATCCCGAGTTTCCTGAAAAACCGCTTCTTTATCTGAACTATGTTGCGAAAAAAAATGGAGAGACCAGCAGAGTTTCTGAATGGGCCATAGATCTTCCTAAGGACCCTAAAAAAGCAAAACTTTCCAAAGAAAGAATCTTGATGGAAGTCAAACAACCTTATGGAAATCATAACGCAGGACAATTAGCGTTCGGAAAAGACGGTAAATTATATATCGCGTGGGGAGACGGTGGATGGATGGGAGATCCTAAAGGTAACGGGCAAAATCCTTCTACATTTTTAGGCTCCGTTCTTAGGATAGATGTAAATTCGAAAGATCCGGGCAAAGAATATTCCGTTCCGAAGGATAATCCTTTCTTAAAGGATCCTTCCTTCAAGCCTGAAACATTTGCTTACGGTTTTAGAAACCCATGGAGATATTCATTCGATCCTTCCGGTAGACTGATCATTGCTGACGTGGGGCAAGATCTATTCGAAGAAGTTGATATAGTAGAAGCAGGAAAAAATTACGGCTGGAACAAGATGGAAGCTACTCATTGTTTCGAGCCTAAAGCGGACTGCGATAAAAAAGGGTTAACCGATCCGGTCTACGAATATGGAAGAGAAGACGGAAGTTCCATCACTGGAGGTTATGTGGTTACCAACGACCGCATTTCAGACCTGCAAGGCAAATATGTTTTCGGAGACTTTGTATCCGGAAGGATTTGGGCGATCGACCTTCCTAAAGACGGAAGCTCAGTAAAAGAAGCCTACTCTCTCGGAAAATGGCCAGTTCTAATTTCCAGCTTCGGAAAAGACGCAAGAGGTTCCGTTTATATTGCGGACTTTGGAGCAGGACAGATCCTTAGGATAGATCCCGGTAAATAA
- a CDS encoding sensor histidine kinase, translated as MRFGKITFFALLISSFFSYCDLVGSGSEHSSAKNGTLDLSKHSFEDGKIVPLDGEWEFYWEEWISPNDFSDPKFKSKKKFVTVPSVWKESFSKDPEAVGHGYATYRLKVKLGKRKQALALKIPDQGTAYILYANGKKIASVGSLGKSESESKAKYELKISLVPDSENLELVFYVSNFQNRWGGVWNSIQLGELESVLKDVRKRRDLEWALVLIAATMSFYNVFFYFFRRNESAHLLFAFHAFLIMVRSLTIGDSRLAYELLQGISWELPNRLEYISVYISGPTLYAFLYRYCKTDFWRRFGRYFVIPYYLASFIVLFFPNAYYTLTLLPVALYLPLVTMPVWLVLLAVGLKRGIEGGLSLFSGYVVISLCTLNDIGLFLGLWNGIYLIQYGEVALILGYSILISKIFSEAFRRSDTLGTKMKSLVLSTREIMQSYSYDKAADTALKMLHENGKEQTIISNNGRTIAVEQTVYVYLEEPNSSIWKRYCISSLGDLETVEVYKYDVQDLIGLDPSSLTGPIIKNDRLVVSVQDEQLYKLIFDLPSEGYSDDSQMDWVRGVADALAFSVRNIARQDREKLAIIGELSAEIVHDLGHPIAMIRQNLKNLRSKKGTSKTNLLFQAEKEVDALTNLTLDILDFSKNRIILDLQTLEIKAYFKEIFEDLETFFQSTKMKLAFKINAKGSIRLDPLRIRRLIFNLAKNAAEATDEKGIFSIRIEREEDIVYLIFEDNGQGFSKDMERYIFDSGFGSKKPYGTGLGLSIIRKIVFAHGGEILVSSEEGKGTRFTILLRS; from the coding sequence GTGAGATTCGGAAAAATAACCTTCTTCGCCCTCCTAATCTCTTCCTTTTTTTCTTACTGTGATCTTGTTGGATCGGGCTCGGAACATTCTTCTGCGAAGAATGGAACTTTAGACTTAAGCAAACATTCTTTCGAAGATGGCAAGATCGTTCCGTTGGACGGAGAATGGGAATTTTATTGGGAAGAGTGGATCTCTCCGAATGACTTCTCAGATCCAAAATTCAAATCTAAAAAAAAGTTCGTAACTGTTCCCTCCGTTTGGAAGGAAAGTTTTTCTAAAGATCCTGAGGCTGTAGGGCACGGCTATGCTACTTATAGACTTAAGGTAAAGTTGGGAAAAAGAAAACAGGCTTTAGCTCTTAAGATCCCGGACCAGGGAACTGCTTATATACTTTATGCAAACGGGAAGAAGATCGCAAGTGTAGGCTCTCTCGGAAAATCCGAATCGGAATCAAAAGCAAAATACGAGTTAAAAATTTCCTTAGTTCCGGATTCTGAAAATCTGGAGTTGGTATTTTATGTTTCCAATTTCCAAAATAGATGGGGAGGGGTCTGGAATTCCATTCAGTTGGGAGAATTGGAAAGTGTTTTGAAAGATGTCCGTAAACGAAGGGACTTAGAATGGGCCTTGGTCTTGATCGCGGCCACGATGTCTTTTTATAACGTATTTTTTTATTTCTTTAGAAGGAATGAATCCGCTCACTTATTATTTGCATTTCATGCTTTTCTAATAATGGTCCGCTCATTGACAATCGGTGATTCCAGGCTTGCTTACGAGTTATTGCAGGGAATTTCCTGGGAGCTTCCGAACCGCTTGGAATATATTAGTGTATATATTTCTGGTCCTACCTTGTATGCATTCTTGTATAGATATTGTAAGACTGATTTTTGGAGAAGGTTCGGCCGATACTTCGTTATTCCTTATTATTTGGCCAGCTTTATCGTATTATTTTTCCCGAATGCTTATTATACTCTTACACTTCTGCCAGTAGCTTTATATTTACCTTTGGTTACAATGCCTGTTTGGCTGGTCTTGCTTGCAGTCGGATTAAAAAGGGGAATAGAAGGTGGGCTTAGTCTATTCTCGGGCTATGTAGTGATTAGCTTATGTACTTTGAATGATATTGGTCTATTTTTGGGACTGTGGAATGGTATCTATCTCATTCAATATGGAGAAGTTGCACTGATACTCGGTTATTCCATTTTGATCTCCAAAATTTTCTCTGAAGCATTCCGACGTTCCGATACCTTGGGGACTAAAATGAAGTCATTGGTACTCTCCACAAGAGAAATCATGCAATCATATTCTTATGATAAAGCAGCAGATACTGCCTTAAAGATGTTACATGAAAACGGAAAAGAGCAAACAATCATTTCGAATAATGGAAGAACAATCGCTGTAGAACAAACAGTCTATGTATATTTAGAAGAACCGAATTCTTCTATATGGAAAAGATACTGTATATCTTCCTTAGGAGATTTGGAAACTGTTGAAGTATATAAGTATGATGTGCAGGATCTAATAGGTCTGGATCCTTCTTCCCTTACTGGTCCAATTATCAAAAATGATAGGCTGGTCGTTTCCGTTCAAGATGAGCAACTCTATAAATTAATCTTTGACCTTCCTTCTGAAGGATATTCCGACGATTCTCAGATGGATTGGGTAAGAGGGGTTGCGGATGCACTTGCATTTTCCGTTCGTAATATCGCAAGACAGGATAGAGAGAAACTTGCAATCATTGGAGAACTTTCTGCAGAAATCGTTCATGACCTAGGGCATCCGATAGCTATGATTCGTCAGAATCTAAAAAATTTGAGATCCAAAAAAGGTACATCCAAAACAAATCTTCTTTTTCAAGCGGAGAAGGAAGTGGATGCACTCACCAACCTGACCTTAGATATATTAGATTTTTCTAAAAATAGAATCATCTTGGACCTCCAGACTTTGGAAATAAAAGCCTACTTTAAGGAAATTTTCGAGGACCTGGAAACCTTCTTCCAATCCACTAAGATGAAATTAGCCTTTAAGATAAATGCGAAGGGAAGTATTCGTCTGGATCCGCTTCGTATTCGTAGATTGATCTTTAATCTTGCAAAAAACGCTGCAGAAGCCACTGATGAGAAGGGAATTTTTTCTATTCGGATCGAAAGAGAAGAGGATATTGTTTATCTGATCTTTGAAGACAATGGGCAAGGTTTTAGTAAGGATATGGAAAGATACATTTTCGATTCAGGATTCGGAAGTAAAAAACCTTACGGAACGGGCCTTGGGCTTTCTATCATTCGTAAAATTGTATTCGCTCATGGAGGAGAAATACTTGTTTCTTCCGAAGAGGGTAAGGGAACCAGGTTTACTATTTTGCTTCGTTCTTAA
- a CDS encoding response regulator, with translation MSVRTRPKIFLIDDHPIVRSGLESEIKASGDYEYCGSASSIKEGTKMMGFAGPDLLICDVSLQDENGIKELDSIRKKFPEMKIVFLTMHRDWSYLQDAISAGADGYILKSDSMESIMASIKKVLNRGKVFPGEIANFSYDEKHIREVAEIVKKLTKRESQILNFLSKGKLNREIAEELKLSVRTVEAHRASIFKKLEVDNMVELTRILVQLKSLDPN, from the coding sequence ATGTCCGTCCGAACCCGTCCTAAAATATTTTTAATAGACGATCATCCTATTGTTCGTTCCGGATTGGAATCCGAGATCAAGGCTTCAGGGGATTATGAATATTGCGGCTCCGCTTCTTCCATAAAAGAAGGTACCAAAATGATGGGCTTCGCCGGGCCCGATCTACTTATCTGTGATGTTTCTCTCCAGGACGAAAACGGGATCAAAGAGCTGGATTCTATCCGTAAAAAATTTCCGGAAATGAAGATCGTATTTCTAACAATGCATAGAGATTGGTCTTATCTACAAGATGCAATCTCCGCAGGCGCCGACGGTTATATTTTAAAAAGTGATTCTATGGAATCCATCATGGCTTCCATTAAAAAAGTATTAAATAGAGGGAAAGTATTCCCCGGGGAAATCGCAAACTTTAGCTATGATGAAAAACATATTAGGGAGGTGGCTGAAATAGTAAAAAAACTTACCAAAAGAGAAAGCCAGATCCTAAACTTCTTATCCAAAGGAAAATTAAACAGGGAAATCGCTGAAGAATTAAAACTGAGCGTAAGAACAGTCGAAGCTCATAGAGCATCCATCTTCAAAAAGTTAGAAGTGGATAATATGGTAGAATTAACCAGAATTTTAGTCCAGCTTAAATCCTTGGATCCAAATTAA
- a CDS encoding AAA family ATPase, whose product MKSKIRMKHLIIVAGPNGSGKTTFALEHQEVYGYTFLNADELEKGLENRGTTSGHLEAGRLFFKAIERELKLGNSLIIESTLSGNYLKGTIRKFSRSKRNFWGMYRSLTDTWAAYFNAEENSECFALGGKHSYDILNSELLSIFLQDIDEDE is encoded by the coding sequence TTGAAAAGTAAAATTCGGATGAAACATCTTATCATTGTCGCTGGGCCAAACGGTTCGGGAAAAACAACGTTCGCGTTGGAACATCAAGAAGTGTATGGTTATACTTTTTTAAATGCTGATGAATTGGAAAAAGGTTTAGAAAATCGAGGAACTACAAGCGGTCATCTGGAAGCGGGTAGGTTATTTTTTAAAGCCATCGAGAGAGAATTAAAATTGGGAAATAGTCTAATTATCGAATCTACTCTTTCTGGTAATTATTTAAAGGGGACTATTCGAAAATTTTCAAGGAGTAAAAGGAATTTCTGGGGTATGTATCGTTCTCTGACAGATACATGGGCGGCGTATTTCAATGCAGAAGAGAACTCGGAATGTTTTGCGCTTGGCGGAAAACATAGTTATGATATACTTAACTCAGAATTACTTTCTATCTTTCTCCAGGATATTGATGAAGATGAGTAA
- a CDS encoding acyltransferase family protein, with amino-acid sequence MAEQSSPAKQSRLDYLDNLRSFALLLGLAFHVAIVYAAIIIYPLRNNDRSIAFDVFGEWVHLFRMPMFFVLSGYFTERIYLSKTLKEFLKLRALRIILPLIPGIILFAPMQYYVNALQEGYQGNYFRFLWEEFLLKNPAPSHLWFILYLALYTFLYLGIRPVIHRIGTFILPTSRYGEEEPEKRPSVKWETLLIAGIWCTIWTCAINYFFLKDEKYLNIEPVQFIYDFSFFLFGSFLIGRESTILKGKTNQFEILLLGFLSFAFFGLFYWVSTIDPYWSYFGYTGFGMRILHIFLKCLGGWIWIAFFIRLFQLFFNKTGKLNSYLRESSLPVYLIHHPISLGIGFLVVSTGLSIWIKFSIHIFAVYAVTFLVYHFIIRDSDFWLTVLGNKGISFKRNK; translated from the coding sequence TTGGCTGAACAAAGCTCTCCAGCCAAACAAAGCAGGCTGGATTATTTAGACAATCTCAGATCCTTTGCGCTATTATTAGGACTAGCATTTCATGTGGCGATCGTATATGCCGCAATCATCATATATCCATTAAGAAATAATGATAGGTCTATTGCATTCGATGTATTCGGAGAATGGGTGCATCTTTTTAGAATGCCTATGTTTTTTGTACTCTCCGGATATTTTACGGAAAGGATCTATCTTTCCAAAACATTAAAGGAATTTTTAAAGTTAAGAGCCCTACGGATCATTCTTCCGTTGATTCCAGGAATCATATTGTTCGCGCCAATGCAGTATTATGTAAACGCATTGCAAGAAGGTTACCAAGGAAATTATTTCCGGTTTTTATGGGAAGAATTCCTGCTTAAGAATCCGGCGCCTTCTCACCTTTGGTTCATATTATATTTAGCATTATACACATTTTTATATTTAGGAATACGTCCTGTAATTCATAGAATCGGGACTTTTATACTTCCTACTTCCAGATACGGAGAAGAAGAACCAGAAAAAAGACCGAGCGTAAAATGGGAAACATTACTGATCGCGGGAATTTGGTGCACGATCTGGACCTGCGCGATTAATTACTTTTTCCTAAAGGATGAAAAATACCTGAATATTGAGCCGGTGCAGTTTATATATGATTTCAGTTTTTTCTTATTCGGTAGTTTTTTGATCGGAAGAGAAAGTACAATCTTAAAAGGAAAAACGAATCAATTCGAGATACTTTTACTTGGATTTTTATCCTTTGCATTTTTTGGATTATTCTACTGGGTCAGCACGATAGATCCATATTGGTCTTATTTCGGATATACCGGATTTGGAATGAGAATACTTCATATTTTTCTAAAATGTTTAGGCGGTTGGATCTGGATCGCATTCTTTATTCGACTTTTTCAGTTATTCTTTAACAAAACAGGAAAGCTCAATTCATATTTAAGAGAATCCAGTTTGCCCGTATATCTCATCCACCATCCAATTTCTCTTGGAATCGGTTTTTTAGTGGTGAGCACTGGTCTTTCCATCTGGATCAAGTTTTCTATTCATATATTTGCAGTATACGCTGTCACTTTTCTAGTATACCATTTTATCATCAGAGATTCGGACTTCTGGTTAACTGTACTTGGAAATAAGGGAATCAGTTTTAAGCGGAATAAGTAA
- a CDS encoding Crp/Fnr family transcriptional regulator: MKISEDMVNKHGLRFKESAVIFDENEPADQMYLILSGKVGIHKKVKEAFKLLIELKEGDMFGEMALVDRKPRSARAIAKTDVLLFAITESVFYNLIQTNPSFSLKMVKMLSSRLRETNQTIASLLKGDRKNIVTSALITFAQTRGEQEDGQYKVHLTAFMKWAILRVGLEHTDLVSAINLLVKDKLIEQPKNDPSHIMIRETFFKYTLDQ; encoded by the coding sequence ATGAAGATCTCTGAAGATATGGTAAATAAACACGGCCTCCGCTTTAAGGAATCCGCCGTTATTTTCGATGAGAACGAACCTGCCGATCAAATGTATCTAATCCTTTCCGGAAAAGTAGGGATTCATAAAAAAGTAAAAGAAGCATTCAAACTTCTTATAGAACTGAAAGAAGGGGATATGTTCGGTGAGATGGCACTGGTGGATCGCAAACCAAGAAGTGCAAGAGCCATCGCAAAAACCGACGTATTATTATTCGCAATCACCGAGAGCGTGTTCTATAACCTAATTCAGACCAACCCTTCTTTCTCATTAAAAATGGTAAAAATGCTTTCTTCCAGATTGAGAGAGACCAACCAAACCATAGCTAGCCTTTTAAAAGGAGATAGAAAGAATATTGTAACTTCTGCATTGATCACTTTCGCGCAAACGAGGGGAGAACAAGAAGACGGACAATACAAGGTGCATTTAACCGCATTTATGAAATGGGCCATTTTAAGAGTCGGATTGGAACATACGGATCTAGTATCCGCGATCAATCTTTTGGTAAAAGACAAGTTGATCGAACAACCTAAAAACGATCCCAGCCATATAATGATACGGGAAACGTTTTTTAAATATACATTGGACCAGTGA
- a CDS encoding SMP-30/gluconolactonase/LRE family protein, translating into MYDIGDWLGAAINYSGKKAGTSEFYVDCPTFVSSVSFVFPKEGIVNTKKILLLSAAFIIIFIIGFALKPSPIQPIAYQPPIDTGLIGGFQENKALESAELIALGKIHGPEDIEPDDEGNIYSASEDGKVYLISKDGEIKAHAFTGGRPLGMKLLGDGSIIVADAIKGLLKIGKDGKVEVLSTESEGVPFKFTDDLDVAKDGTIYFSDASDKYGSAEYLYDLMESVPHGRLLKYDPHTKKTTTLMKDLFFPNGVALSKNEDFLVLNETYKYRIHRYWIKGPKAGTSEIWAENLPGFPDNISSDRKGHFYLALFTVRNNMVDKILHPRPWTKSLVAKLPKFLWPKPQPYGFAVILDENGVVEASFQEPKGKHLKEITSVKRKGEYIYLGSLHNDRIGKFKLPPELIKE; encoded by the coding sequence ATGTACGATATCGGCGATTGGTTGGGAGCCGCAATCAATTATTCTGGTAAGAAGGCGGGAACCTCAGAATTTTACGTTGACTGCCCGACCTTCGTAAGTAGCGTCTCATTCGTTTTCCCTAAGGAGGGAATCGTGAACACGAAAAAAATCCTCCTGCTCTCTGCAGCGTTTATTATCATTTTCATAATAGGTTTTGCACTCAAACCTTCTCCTATCCAACCCATCGCCTACCAACCTCCTATCGATACCGGTTTGATTGGTGGCTTCCAAGAAAACAAAGCTTTGGAATCCGCAGAACTAATCGCACTCGGAAAGATACACGGTCCCGAAGATATAGAACCGGACGACGAAGGTAATATCTACTCCGCGAGTGAAGACGGTAAAGTGTATCTTATCTCCAAAGACGGAGAAATAAAGGCGCACGCATTCACAGGAGGACGACCTCTTGGAATGAAATTATTAGGAGACGGTTCCATTATAGTCGCGGATGCAATCAAAGGTTTATTAAAGATCGGCAAAGATGGAAAAGTAGAAGTGTTGAGTACAGAATCGGAAGGTGTTCCTTTTAAATTCACTGACGATTTGGATGTTGCTAAAGACGGAACGATTTATTTTTCGGATGCGAGCGATAAATACGGTTCCGCAGAATATCTGTATGATCTAATGGAGTCTGTTCCTCATGGTCGTTTGTTAAAATACGATCCTCATACTAAAAAGACCACAACCTTAATGAAGGATCTTTTCTTCCCGAATGGAGTGGCTCTTTCTAAAAACGAGGATTTTCTAGTATTAAACGAAACTTATAAATATAGGATCCATAGATATTGGATCAAAGGGCCTAAAGCCGGAACAAGCGAGATTTGGGCAGAGAACCTTCCTGGTTTTCCGGACAATATTTCATCGGATAGAAAAGGTCACTTCTATCTAGCGTTATTCACCGTTCGTAATAATATGGTGGATAAAATTTTACATCCTCGGCCGTGGACAAAATCTCTTGTGGCAAAACTCCCTAAATTCCTTTGGCCTAAGCCTCAACCGTACGGATTTGCAGTCATTCTGGACGAGAACGGAGTGGTAGAAGCAAGTTTCCAGGAACCGAAAGGAAAACACTTAAAAGAGATCACCTCTGTAAAAAGAAAAGGGGAGTATATCTATTTGGGAAGTCTTCATAACGACAGGATCGGCAAATTCAAACTGCCTCCTGAATTAATAAAAGAATAA
- a CDS encoding acyl-CoA dehydrogenase family protein, protein MDLSIPKEVEEIRAKAKAFVEEVAIPAEDHYDYDHGRMPEPIVQKLREEAKKRGLWTAHLPKSEGGLGLDLVGTALVFSELGRSPVAPYLCNCDAPDEGNMHLLHLAANAEQKKKFYHPLVEGKIRSGFAMTEPPPGAGSDPTTLSTNAEKDGDHYILNGHKWYCTGANGASFLIVMSKVNDSFRRTSMFLVPTDSPGYTMVQEIGVLGSHGPGGHCELKFENVKVHESQVLGKIGEGFRLSQERLGPARLTHCMRWIGLARRSMEIAREYAIKRELFGGKLSDHQGIQWMFAESALEIESGFLLTLKAADILRKKGDARQAVSLAKWQVSETLNKCIDRAIQICGSHGFSRYLKLELFYRDARAARIADGPTETHKMVIGRNLISGKENF, encoded by the coding sequence ATGGATTTATCCATACCAAAGGAAGTCGAAGAAATCAGGGCGAAAGCCAAGGCATTCGTAGAAGAAGTTGCCATTCCCGCCGAAGATCATTACGATTATGATCATGGTAGAATGCCCGAACCTATCGTTCAAAAATTAAGAGAAGAAGCTAAAAAAAGGGGATTATGGACCGCTCATCTTCCTAAATCGGAAGGGGGTTTGGGCCTAGATCTGGTTGGCACCGCACTTGTATTTAGTGAATTAGGACGTTCTCCTGTTGCTCCTTATCTTTGTAATTGCGACGCTCCAGACGAGGGAAATATGCACCTTCTTCACTTAGCTGCTAACGCAGAACAAAAGAAGAAGTTCTATCATCCCCTAGTGGAAGGAAAGATCCGCTCCGGATTCGCAATGACCGAACCTCCACCGGGTGCGGGCTCCGATCCTACCACTCTTTCGACTAACGCGGAGAAGGATGGAGATCATTACATTCTGAACGGTCATAAATGGTACTGCACCGGAGCGAATGGAGCTTCTTTCCTGATCGTGATGTCCAAGGTAAACGATAGTTTTCGACGCACTTCAATGTTTCTAGTGCCGACTGATTCTCCCGGATACACGATGGTACAGGAAATAGGAGTTTTAGGTTCACATGGTCCGGGAGGACATTGTGAGTTAAAATTTGAAAATGTAAAAGTGCATGAGTCCCAAGTATTAGGAAAAATTGGAGAAGGTTTTAGACTTTCCCAAGAAAGATTGGGACCTGCAAGGCTCACACATTGTATGAGATGGATCGGTCTTGCCAGAAGATCCATGGAGATCGCAAGAGAATACGCGATCAAAAGAGAATTGTTTGGTGGAAAATTATCCGATCACCAAGGGATTCAATGGATGTTCGCAGAATCCGCTTTGGAAATAGAATCAGGTTTTTTACTTACATTAAAGGCAGCAGACATTCTTCGCAAAAAAGGGGACGCAAGGCAAGCCGTGTCTTTGGCAAAATGGCAAGTGAGTGAGACATTGAACAAATGTATAGACAGGGCTATACAAATTTGCGGATCTCACGGTTTTAGTCGTTATCTTAAATTAGAATTATTTTATAGAGATGCGAGAGCCGCGAGGATCGCTGACGGTCCTACCGAAACCCATAAGATGGTGATCGGTAGGAATCTAATATCCGGAAAGGAGAACTTTTGA
- a CDS encoding phosphotransferase family protein: MKDSELKERLESYLGKRLQGTVEIANMVSLSGGACQENFSADIKVNGGPESGQYQTVYRTDKGAALLASLSRIDEFKVCRMAFEAGVKTPEPFWLESDQSVTGNPFYFMKRIQGKATGRFVVKDPSLNKVRKQITQELAENLARIHSVTPEKCKDEKLKEVLNLGQYVSGKTVAQGSVQALRSQLESMDGAYPAMEIILNWLEKKAPESDAVVLIHGDFRTGNFMVNSEGLQGIVDWEFAHWGDRHEDLTWLCMRDWRFGKLNKEAGGFADRSEFYEIYEKAAGVKLDPTKIRYWEVMGNLRWAIGCIGQAERHLSGKDKGIELASIGRRACEMEYEAMRLIEESIK, translated from the coding sequence GTGAAAGATTCCGAATTGAAGGAAAGGCTGGAATCATATTTAGGAAAAAGGCTTCAAGGAACAGTAGAAATCGCTAATATGGTTTCTCTTTCGGGAGGAGCCTGCCAAGAAAATTTTTCCGCAGACATCAAGGTGAATGGTGGGCCTGAATCGGGCCAATACCAAACAGTTTATCGAACAGACAAGGGGGCTGCTTTACTTGCTTCCTTGTCTAGGATAGATGAATTCAAGGTTTGTAGAATGGCATTTGAAGCAGGTGTCAAAACTCCTGAACCGTTTTGGTTGGAGTCCGATCAATCCGTCACAGGCAATCCATTCTATTTTATGAAAAGGATCCAGGGTAAGGCTACGGGAAGGTTCGTAGTAAAAGATCCAAGTTTAAATAAGGTCCGTAAGCAGATCACCCAAGAGCTTGCAGAAAATCTTGCGAGAATCCATTCAGTAACTCCTGAAAAATGTAAGGACGAAAAACTAAAAGAGGTTTTGAATCTTGGACAATATGTGAGCGGCAAAACAGTAGCCCAAGGTTCTGTCCAAGCTTTACGTTCTCAATTGGAATCCATGGATGGTGCTTATCCGGCTATGGAAATCATATTAAATTGGTTAGAGAAAAAAGCTCCAGAAAGTGATGCGGTCGTTCTGATCCACGGAGATTTTAGAACAGGGAACTTCATGGTGAATTCGGAAGGTCTGCAAGGAATTGTAGATTGGGAATTTGCACATTGGGGAGATCGACACGAAGATCTGACTTGGTTATGTATGAGAGATTGGAGATTCGGAAAACTGAATAAAGAAGCAGGCGGCTTTGCAGATCGTTCCGAATTTTACGAAATTTATGAGAAGGCAGCAGGCGTAAAACTAGATCCTACCAAGATCAGATACTGGGAAGTGATGGGGAATCTTCGTTGGGCAATCGGTTGTATCGGCCAAGCGGAGCGCCATCTTTCCGGAAAAGATAAAGGAATAGAGCTTGCGTCTATAGGAAGAAGGGCTTGTGAAATGGAATACGAGGCCATGAGACTCATTGAAGAGTCTATAAAATAA
- a CDS encoding DUF6285 domain-containing protein, whose protein sequence is MQDKPSATELLEAIQDFLMKEVLPEFRDKDLLAYKTLVSWNMLGVISREIRSGEESLDKELTRLSSLLGKKSEFPKTWNEKKNLTSSWNEELRDIIRKEKKSLEDTEYWKHIKESVIEKVEIVNPRFTTES, encoded by the coding sequence ATGCAAGATAAACCAAGCGCCACGGAATTATTGGAAGCAATCCAGGATTTTCTAATGAAGGAAGTCCTGCCCGAGTTTAGGGATAAGGACCTTCTCGCATATAAAACATTAGTAAGTTGGAATATGCTTGGAGTGATCTCCAGAGAGATCCGTTCGGGAGAAGAATCCCTAGATAAGGAACTCACCAGACTGTCGTCTTTATTAGGTAAAAAATCCGAGTTCCCTAAGACCTGGAATGAAAAGAAAAATTTAACTTCTTCTTGGAATGAAGAACTAAGGGATATTATCCGAAAGGAAAAAAAGTCTTTGGAAGATACGGAATACTGGAAACATATAAAAGAATCCGTAATCGAAAAAGTTGAGATCGTAAATCCAAGATTCACCACGGAATCCTAA